Proteins encoded together in one Bactrocera neohumeralis isolate Rockhampton chromosome 4, APGP_CSIRO_Bneo_wtdbg2-racon-allhic-juicebox.fasta_v2, whole genome shotgun sequence window:
- the LOC126757124 gene encoding protein enabled isoform X5 → MKKLYAKASFKSKKPSNKNVNEDCVDGDIYINKSQHGPIILAYQSGPAQQQDQQNPADIDVNTATMRRKHRKSTSEVAQSAANATAASNADESFFPPPPSRTPSSASSLSASNPAIARLYQPDDSHYYYSIQELQQLNMLDHRHPHFHRHQQHQLLHQSNSASASATAAAAATTTFYEHHKLVLHLPMAATTATAASPIYEAPQIVNNANEGGGGARSLDYNYNAHHPAPRSYLAAGGIDGHDLDKDNDFMMDSDGRIAGFGSLPIVEAAINARRLGSSPPSSTSHRSSTLSFNNARKLQHTHSMPSICVRSDRSAGVEDNADDDYDGYEIGALQQLHEYRQQQQQQMQQQQAQHNQHFHPQPSRHNSVKANLISNWPTTANAGYISEQSIIGARASVMVYDDNLKRWLPSGTSAGLSKVQIYHHQQNNTFRIVGRKLQDHEVVINCSILKGLKYNQATPTFHQWRDSKFVYGLNFSSQHDAEAFARAMVHALDVLSGRLANNPVMGGAMGMGGLPTNGNGFEEDMGYRTMTSEDAAILRQQQQITGQITPSAQTPTSQANQNNIPQSPPTPQGHHRTSRNSLSAPAAPQPQQMTIPQQQPQPPYGQAGQPNGLQQQTHIPPVPGQPQYHAPQQMQQAPQASHVYSAQQLVNAGYPPQSQQQPPPQCIPGAPQPPMPPPHQNGIGGGGGGSGPIYVSSSQSQPALPTSVSSSSGVYGGQPMQMQQPPQQAPSGVMQNGGGSGGVGVAAAAGAAAAPPPPPPPPFGGIGAPAPPMMGGSSVPPAPMPPPANVNRSAPQAPAAPPPPPAAAAAPPPPPPPPAGGAPSSKKDDPQADLMGSLAAQLQQAKLKKNKPSAAPTENSGSSTSSGGSGNYGTIGRSSTGMASMMDEMAKTLARRRAQAEKKEPEVEPEVKQRPWEKSNTLPHKLGSSSSNTNCNASSNNTSNSGSESPRPMRKRFGSASEETILKQVNGDGLSLALSSTELDTLKADILKEIRSEIQKVKQEIIEVIKSEFNRR, encoded by the exons ATGAAAAAGCTTTACGCCAAAGCAtcttttaaaagtaaaaaacccagcaacaaaaatgttaacGAGGACTGCGTCGATGGTGATATATACATCAATAAGTCGCAGCATGGCCCAATAATACTCGCGTATCAAAGTGGTCCCGCACAACAACAGGACCAACAAAATCCAGCTGATATTGATGTGAACACAGCAACAATGCGCAGAAAACACAGAAAGTCTACTTCCGAAGTAGCTCAGTCAGCAGCCAATGCCACAGCGGCCAGTAATGCAGATGAATCATTTTTCCCGCCACCACCCTCACGCACGCCCTCCTCAGCATCGTCACTGTCCGCGAGCAATCCCGCCATCGCGCGTCTTTATCAGCCAGACGATTCCCATTACTACTACTCGATACAGGAGCTGCAACAGCTTAATATGCTCGATCATCGACACCCGCACTTCCACCGCCATCAGCAGCACCAATTGCTACACCAATCCAATTCAGCGTCGGCCTCTGCAACTGCCGCGGCCGCAGCAACAACCACATTCTATGAGCATCATAAACTAGTATTGCACTTGCCTAtggctgcaacaacagcaacagcagcatcGCCCATTTATGAGGCACCGCAAATTGTCAACAATGCAAATGAGGGCGGTGGCGGTGCGCGTTCGCTAGACTACAACTACAATGCCCATCATCCGGCACCGCGTTCATACTTAGCAGCTGGTGGCATTGATGGACACGATTTGGATAAAGATAACGATTTTATGATGGACAGCGACGGCAGAATTGCTGGCTTTGGTTCATTGCCCATTGTGGAAGCTGCGATCAATGCTAGACGGTTGGGTTCGTCACCGCCCTCGTCCACGTCGCATCGCTCTTCCACGCTGTCGTTCAACAATGCACGCAAGTTGCAACACACGCACTCGATGCCGTCCATTTGTGTGAGGAGCGACAGGTCAGCGGGGGTTGAGGACAACGCCGATGATGATTATGACGGCTATGAGATCGGCGCACTGCAACAATTGCATGAAtatagacaacaacaacaacagcaaatgcagcaacaacaagctcAACATAATCAGCATTTTCATCCGCAGCCGTCGCGTCATAATTCGGTCAAAGCGAATTTAATTAGTAATTGGCCAACAACAGCCAACGCTGGATATAT CAGTGAGCAAAGTATTATTGGCGCCCGCGCCTCCGTCATGGTTTACGATGACAACCTGAAGCGCTGGTTGCCGTCGGGCACCTCGGCCGGCCTCAGCAAAGTGCAGATCTACCATCATCAACAGAATAACACATTCCGGATTGTTGGACGCAAACTGCAGGATCACGAGGTCGTTATCAATTGTTCCATACTGAAGGGTCTCAAATATAATCAAGCCACACCAACATTTCATCAATGGCGCGATTCCAAGTTCGTTTACGGCTTGAACTTTTCCTCTCAACATGATGCGGAGGCCTTTGCTCGGGCTATGGTTCATGCGTTGGAT GTGCTCAGTGGTCGGTTGGCCAACAACCCGGTTATGGGCGGTGCAATGGGTATGGGCGGTTTACCCACAAATGGGAATGGTTTTGAGGAGGATATGGGCTATCGTACGATGACAAGTGAAGATGCGGCGATTttgcggcagcaacaacaaattactgGACAAATCACACCTTCCGCTCAAACTCCAACTTCACAGGCCAATCAAAACAATATACCACAAAGCCCACCGACTCCGCAGGGACATCATCGCACCAGCAG AAATTCCCTTAGCGCTCCAGCGGCTCCGCAACCACAGCAGATGACAATACCGCAGCAGCAGCCTCAGCCGCCATATGGTCAGGCGGGCCAGCCCAACGGTTTACAGCAACAGACGCATATTCCACCTGTTCCGGGTCAGCCGCAGTACCACGCACCTCAGCAGATGCAACAGGCTCCACAGGCCTCGCACGTTTATTCCGCACAACAGCTGGTTAACGCCGGCTATCCGCCACAATCACAG caacagccgCCGCCACAATGCATACCAGGGGCGCCTCAGCCACCAATGCCGCCACCACATCAGAACGGTATcggtggtggcggcggtggcAGCGGTCCAATTTACGTTTCTTCTTCGCAATCGCAGCCAGCGCTGCCCACATCCGTTAGCTCGAGTAGTGGTGTATATGGTGGACAACCAATGCAGATGCAGCAGCCACCACAACAAGCTCCAAGTGGTGTAATGCAGAATGGTGGTGGCAGTGGTGGCGTaggtgttgctgctgctgctggtgctgctgcagcaccgccaccgccaccaccacctcCATTCGGAGGCATAGGTGCTCCAGCTCCGCCTATGATGGGTGGTAGTAGTGTACCTCCAGCACCGATGCCGCCACCGGCAAACGTTAATCGTAGCGCACCACAAGCACCAGCCGCACCGCCACCACCGCCGGCAGCAGCTGCggcgccaccaccaccacctccGCCTCCCGCGGGAGGCGCTCCATCATCGAAAAAGGACGATCCTCAAGCCGATCTTATGGGATCATTGGCGGCTCAGTTGCAACAAGCCAAGCTGAAGAAGAATAAG CCATCGGCGGCACCTACAGAAAATAGCGGTAGCAGCACCTCAAGCGGCGGCAGCGGTAACTACGGCACAATCGGTCGGAGCTCCACCGGTATGGCTTCCATGATGGATGAAATGGCTAAAACATTGGCACGACGACGTGCACAGGCCGAAAAGAAAGAG CCCGAAGTCGAACCGGAAGTAAAACAGCGTCCCTGGGAAAAGTCAAACACTTTGCCACACAAACTTGGCTCTTCATCATCGAATACGAATTGCAATGCCTCTTCCAATAATACATCGAACAGTGGTAGCGAGTCACCACGACCGATGCGCAAGCGATTTGGTAGCGCTAGCGAGGAGACGATACTTAAG CAGGTTAATGGCGATGGTCTGTCATTGGCTTTATCAAGCACTGAGTTGGACACTTTAAAGGCTGATATTCTGAAAGAGATTCGCTCTGAGATACAAAAGGTTAAACAAGAAATTATAGAAG TTATAAAATCCGAATTCAATCGAAGATAA
- the LOC126757124 gene encoding protein enabled isoform X2: MKKLYAKASFKSKKPSNKNVNEDCVDGDIYINKSQHGPIILAYQSGPAQQQDQQNPADIDVNTATMRRKHRKSTSEVAQSAANATAASNADESFFPPPPSRTPSSASSLSASNPAIARLYQPDDSHYYYSIQELQQLNMLDHRHPHFHRHQQHQLLHQSNSASASATAAAAATTTFYEHHKLVLHLPMAATTATAASPIYEAPQIVNNANEGGGGARSLDYNYNAHHPAPRSYLAAGGIDGHDLDKDNDFMMDSDGRIAGFGSLPIVEAAINARRLGSSPPSSTSHRSSTLSFNNARKLQHTHSMPSICVRSDRSAGVEDNADDDYDGYEIGALQQLHEYRQQQQQQMQQQQAQHNQHFHPQPSRHNSVKANLISNWPTTANAGYISEQSIIGARASVMVYDDNLKRWLPSGTSAGLSKVQIYHHQQNNTFRIVGRKLQDHEVVINCSILKGLKYNQATPTFHQWRDSKFVYGLNFSSQHDAEAFARAMVHALDVLSGRLANNPVMGGAMGMGGLPTNGNGFEEDMGYRTMTSEDAAILRQQQQITGQITPSAQTPTSQANQNNIPQSPPTPQGHHRTSRNSLSAPAAPQPQQMTIPQQQPQPPYGQAGQPNGLQQQTHIPPVPGQPQYHAPQQMQQAPQASHVYSAQQLVNAGYPPQSQYQPSHFMLSNSNPNLNLHQYSQQQQPPPQCIPGAPQPPMPPPHQNGIGGGGGGSGPIYVSSSQSQPALPTSVSSSSGVYGGQPMQMQQPPQQAPSGVMQNGGGSGGVGVAAAAGAAAAPPPPPPPPFGGIGAPAPPMMGGSSVPPAPMPPPANVNRSAPQAPAAPPPPPAAAAAPPPPPPPPAGGAPSSKKDDPQADLMGSLAAQLQQAKLKKNKPSAAPTENSGSSTSSGGSGNYGTIGRSSTGMASMMDEMAKTLARRRAQAEKKEPEVEPEVKQRPWEKSNTLPHKLGSSSSNTNCNASSNNTSNSGSESPRPMRKRFGSASEETILKVNGDGLSLALSSTELDTLKADILKEIRSEIQKVKQEIIEVIKSEFNRR; the protein is encoded by the exons ATGAAAAAGCTTTACGCCAAAGCAtcttttaaaagtaaaaaacccagcaacaaaaatgttaacGAGGACTGCGTCGATGGTGATATATACATCAATAAGTCGCAGCATGGCCCAATAATACTCGCGTATCAAAGTGGTCCCGCACAACAACAGGACCAACAAAATCCAGCTGATATTGATGTGAACACAGCAACAATGCGCAGAAAACACAGAAAGTCTACTTCCGAAGTAGCTCAGTCAGCAGCCAATGCCACAGCGGCCAGTAATGCAGATGAATCATTTTTCCCGCCACCACCCTCACGCACGCCCTCCTCAGCATCGTCACTGTCCGCGAGCAATCCCGCCATCGCGCGTCTTTATCAGCCAGACGATTCCCATTACTACTACTCGATACAGGAGCTGCAACAGCTTAATATGCTCGATCATCGACACCCGCACTTCCACCGCCATCAGCAGCACCAATTGCTACACCAATCCAATTCAGCGTCGGCCTCTGCAACTGCCGCGGCCGCAGCAACAACCACATTCTATGAGCATCATAAACTAGTATTGCACTTGCCTAtggctgcaacaacagcaacagcagcatcGCCCATTTATGAGGCACCGCAAATTGTCAACAATGCAAATGAGGGCGGTGGCGGTGCGCGTTCGCTAGACTACAACTACAATGCCCATCATCCGGCACCGCGTTCATACTTAGCAGCTGGTGGCATTGATGGACACGATTTGGATAAAGATAACGATTTTATGATGGACAGCGACGGCAGAATTGCTGGCTTTGGTTCATTGCCCATTGTGGAAGCTGCGATCAATGCTAGACGGTTGGGTTCGTCACCGCCCTCGTCCACGTCGCATCGCTCTTCCACGCTGTCGTTCAACAATGCACGCAAGTTGCAACACACGCACTCGATGCCGTCCATTTGTGTGAGGAGCGACAGGTCAGCGGGGGTTGAGGACAACGCCGATGATGATTATGACGGCTATGAGATCGGCGCACTGCAACAATTGCATGAAtatagacaacaacaacaacagcaaatgcagcaacaacaagctcAACATAATCAGCATTTTCATCCGCAGCCGTCGCGTCATAATTCGGTCAAAGCGAATTTAATTAGTAATTGGCCAACAACAGCCAACGCTGGATATAT CAGTGAGCAAAGTATTATTGGCGCCCGCGCCTCCGTCATGGTTTACGATGACAACCTGAAGCGCTGGTTGCCGTCGGGCACCTCGGCCGGCCTCAGCAAAGTGCAGATCTACCATCATCAACAGAATAACACATTCCGGATTGTTGGACGCAAACTGCAGGATCACGAGGTCGTTATCAATTGTTCCATACTGAAGGGTCTCAAATATAATCAAGCCACACCAACATTTCATCAATGGCGCGATTCCAAGTTCGTTTACGGCTTGAACTTTTCCTCTCAACATGATGCGGAGGCCTTTGCTCGGGCTATGGTTCATGCGTTGGAT GTGCTCAGTGGTCGGTTGGCCAACAACCCGGTTATGGGCGGTGCAATGGGTATGGGCGGTTTACCCACAAATGGGAATGGTTTTGAGGAGGATATGGGCTATCGTACGATGACAAGTGAAGATGCGGCGATTttgcggcagcaacaacaaattactgGACAAATCACACCTTCCGCTCAAACTCCAACTTCACAGGCCAATCAAAACAATATACCACAAAGCCCACCGACTCCGCAGGGACATCATCGCACCAGCAG AAATTCCCTTAGCGCTCCAGCGGCTCCGCAACCACAGCAGATGACAATACCGCAGCAGCAGCCTCAGCCGCCATATGGTCAGGCGGGCCAGCCCAACGGTTTACAGCAACAGACGCATATTCCACCTGTTCCGGGTCAGCCGCAGTACCACGCACCTCAGCAGATGCAACAGGCTCCACAGGCCTCGCACGTTTATTCCGCACAACAGCTGGTTAACGCCGGCTATCCGCCACAATCACAG TACCAGCCCAGCCACTTTATGTTATCTAATTCTAATCCGAATCTTAATCTGCATCAATAttcacaacagcaacagccgCCGCCACAATGCATACCAGGGGCGCCTCAGCCACCAATGCCGCCACCACATCAGAACGGTATcggtggtggcggcggtggcAGCGGTCCAATTTACGTTTCTTCTTCGCAATCGCAGCCAGCGCTGCCCACATCCGTTAGCTCGAGTAGTGGTGTATATGGTGGACAACCAATGCAGATGCAGCAGCCACCACAACAAGCTCCAAGTGGTGTAATGCAGAATGGTGGTGGCAGTGGTGGCGTaggtgttgctgctgctgctggtgctgctgcagcaccgccaccgccaccaccacctcCATTCGGAGGCATAGGTGCTCCAGCTCCGCCTATGATGGGTGGTAGTAGTGTACCTCCAGCACCGATGCCGCCACCGGCAAACGTTAATCGTAGCGCACCACAAGCACCAGCCGCACCGCCACCACCGCCGGCAGCAGCTGCggcgccaccaccaccacctccGCCTCCCGCGGGAGGCGCTCCATCATCGAAAAAGGACGATCCTCAAGCCGATCTTATGGGATCATTGGCGGCTCAGTTGCAACAAGCCAAGCTGAAGAAGAATAAG CCATCGGCGGCACCTACAGAAAATAGCGGTAGCAGCACCTCAAGCGGCGGCAGCGGTAACTACGGCACAATCGGTCGGAGCTCCACCGGTATGGCTTCCATGATGGATGAAATGGCTAAAACATTGGCACGACGACGTGCACAGGCCGAAAAGAAAGAG CCCGAAGTCGAACCGGAAGTAAAACAGCGTCCCTGGGAAAAGTCAAACACTTTGCCACACAAACTTGGCTCTTCATCATCGAATACGAATTGCAATGCCTCTTCCAATAATACATCGAACAGTGGTAGCGAGTCACCACGACCGATGCGCAAGCGATTTGGTAGCGCTAGCGAGGAGACGATACTTAAG GTTAATGGCGATGGTCTGTCATTGGCTTTATCAAGCACTGAGTTGGACACTTTAAAGGCTGATATTCTGAAAGAGATTCGCTCTGAGATACAAAAGGTTAAACAAGAAATTATAGAAG TTATAAAATCCGAATTCAATCGAAGATAA
- the LOC126757124 gene encoding protein enabled isoform X6: protein MKKLYAKASFKSKKPSNKNVNEDCVDGDIYINKSQHGPIILAYQSGPAQQQDQQNPADIDVNTATMRRKHRKSTSEVAQSAANATAASNADESFFPPPPSRTPSSASSLSASNPAIARLYQPDDSHYYYSIQELQQLNMLDHRHPHFHRHQQHQLLHQSNSASASATAAAAATTTFYEHHKLVLHLPMAATTATAASPIYEAPQIVNNANEGGGGARSLDYNYNAHHPAPRSYLAAGGIDGHDLDKDNDFMMDSDGRIAGFGSLPIVEAAINARRLGSSPPSSTSHRSSTLSFNNARKLQHTHSMPSICVRSDRSAGVEDNADDDYDGYEIGALQQLHEYRQQQQQQMQQQQAQHNQHFHPQPSRHNSVKANLISNWPTTANAGYISEQSIIGARASVMVYDDNLKRWLPSGTSAGLSKVQIYHHQQNNTFRIVGRKLQDHEVVINCSILKGLKYNQATPTFHQWRDSKFVYGLNFSSQHDAEAFARAMVHALDVLSGRLANNPVMGGAMGMGGLPTNGNGFEEDMGYRTMTSEDAAILRQQQQITGQITPSAQTPTSQANQNNIPQSPPTPQGHHRTSSAPAAPQPQQMTIPQQQPQPPYGQAGQPNGLQQQTHIPPVPGQPQYHAPQQMQQAPQASHVYSAQQLVNAGYPPQSQYQPSHFMLSNSNPNLNLHQYSQQQQPPPQCIPGAPQPPMPPPHQNGIGGGGGGSGPIYVSSSQSQPALPTSVSSSSGVYGGQPMQMQQPPQQAPSGVMQNGGGSGGVGVAAAAGAAAAPPPPPPPPFGGIGAPAPPMMGGSSVPPAPMPPPANVNRSAPQAPAAPPPPPAAAAAPPPPPPPPAGGAPSSKKDDPQADLMGSLAAQLQQAKLKKNKPSAAPTENSGSSTSSGGSGNYGTIGRSSTGMASMMDEMAKTLARRRAQAEKKEPEVEPEVKQRPWEKSNTLPHKLGSSSSNTNCNASSNNTSNSGSESPRPMRKRFGSASEETILKVNGDGLSLALSSTELDTLKADILKEIRSEIQKVKQEIIEVIKSEFNRR from the exons ATGAAAAAGCTTTACGCCAAAGCAtcttttaaaagtaaaaaacccagcaacaaaaatgttaacGAGGACTGCGTCGATGGTGATATATACATCAATAAGTCGCAGCATGGCCCAATAATACTCGCGTATCAAAGTGGTCCCGCACAACAACAGGACCAACAAAATCCAGCTGATATTGATGTGAACACAGCAACAATGCGCAGAAAACACAGAAAGTCTACTTCCGAAGTAGCTCAGTCAGCAGCCAATGCCACAGCGGCCAGTAATGCAGATGAATCATTTTTCCCGCCACCACCCTCACGCACGCCCTCCTCAGCATCGTCACTGTCCGCGAGCAATCCCGCCATCGCGCGTCTTTATCAGCCAGACGATTCCCATTACTACTACTCGATACAGGAGCTGCAACAGCTTAATATGCTCGATCATCGACACCCGCACTTCCACCGCCATCAGCAGCACCAATTGCTACACCAATCCAATTCAGCGTCGGCCTCTGCAACTGCCGCGGCCGCAGCAACAACCACATTCTATGAGCATCATAAACTAGTATTGCACTTGCCTAtggctgcaacaacagcaacagcagcatcGCCCATTTATGAGGCACCGCAAATTGTCAACAATGCAAATGAGGGCGGTGGCGGTGCGCGTTCGCTAGACTACAACTACAATGCCCATCATCCGGCACCGCGTTCATACTTAGCAGCTGGTGGCATTGATGGACACGATTTGGATAAAGATAACGATTTTATGATGGACAGCGACGGCAGAATTGCTGGCTTTGGTTCATTGCCCATTGTGGAAGCTGCGATCAATGCTAGACGGTTGGGTTCGTCACCGCCCTCGTCCACGTCGCATCGCTCTTCCACGCTGTCGTTCAACAATGCACGCAAGTTGCAACACACGCACTCGATGCCGTCCATTTGTGTGAGGAGCGACAGGTCAGCGGGGGTTGAGGACAACGCCGATGATGATTATGACGGCTATGAGATCGGCGCACTGCAACAATTGCATGAAtatagacaacaacaacaacagcaaatgcagcaacaacaagctcAACATAATCAGCATTTTCATCCGCAGCCGTCGCGTCATAATTCGGTCAAAGCGAATTTAATTAGTAATTGGCCAACAACAGCCAACGCTGGATATAT CAGTGAGCAAAGTATTATTGGCGCCCGCGCCTCCGTCATGGTTTACGATGACAACCTGAAGCGCTGGTTGCCGTCGGGCACCTCGGCCGGCCTCAGCAAAGTGCAGATCTACCATCATCAACAGAATAACACATTCCGGATTGTTGGACGCAAACTGCAGGATCACGAGGTCGTTATCAATTGTTCCATACTGAAGGGTCTCAAATATAATCAAGCCACACCAACATTTCATCAATGGCGCGATTCCAAGTTCGTTTACGGCTTGAACTTTTCCTCTCAACATGATGCGGAGGCCTTTGCTCGGGCTATGGTTCATGCGTTGGAT GTGCTCAGTGGTCGGTTGGCCAACAACCCGGTTATGGGCGGTGCAATGGGTATGGGCGGTTTACCCACAAATGGGAATGGTTTTGAGGAGGATATGGGCTATCGTACGATGACAAGTGAAGATGCGGCGATTttgcggcagcaacaacaaattactgGACAAATCACACCTTCCGCTCAAACTCCAACTTCACAGGCCAATCAAAACAATATACCACAAAGCCCACCGACTCCGCAGGGACATCATCGCACCAGCAG CGCTCCAGCGGCTCCGCAACCACAGCAGATGACAATACCGCAGCAGCAGCCTCAGCCGCCATATGGTCAGGCGGGCCAGCCCAACGGTTTACAGCAACAGACGCATATTCCACCTGTTCCGGGTCAGCCGCAGTACCACGCACCTCAGCAGATGCAACAGGCTCCACAGGCCTCGCACGTTTATTCCGCACAACAGCTGGTTAACGCCGGCTATCCGCCACAATCACAG TACCAGCCCAGCCACTTTATGTTATCTAATTCTAATCCGAATCTTAATCTGCATCAATAttcacaacagcaacagccgCCGCCACAATGCATACCAGGGGCGCCTCAGCCACCAATGCCGCCACCACATCAGAACGGTATcggtggtggcggcggtggcAGCGGTCCAATTTACGTTTCTTCTTCGCAATCGCAGCCAGCGCTGCCCACATCCGTTAGCTCGAGTAGTGGTGTATATGGTGGACAACCAATGCAGATGCAGCAGCCACCACAACAAGCTCCAAGTGGTGTAATGCAGAATGGTGGTGGCAGTGGTGGCGTaggtgttgctgctgctgctggtgctgctgcagcaccgccaccgccaccaccacctcCATTCGGAGGCATAGGTGCTCCAGCTCCGCCTATGATGGGTGGTAGTAGTGTACCTCCAGCACCGATGCCGCCACCGGCAAACGTTAATCGTAGCGCACCACAAGCACCAGCCGCACCGCCACCACCGCCGGCAGCAGCTGCggcgccaccaccaccacctccGCCTCCCGCGGGAGGCGCTCCATCATCGAAAAAGGACGATCCTCAAGCCGATCTTATGGGATCATTGGCGGCTCAGTTGCAACAAGCCAAGCTGAAGAAGAATAAG CCATCGGCGGCACCTACAGAAAATAGCGGTAGCAGCACCTCAAGCGGCGGCAGCGGTAACTACGGCACAATCGGTCGGAGCTCCACCGGTATGGCTTCCATGATGGATGAAATGGCTAAAACATTGGCACGACGACGTGCACAGGCCGAAAAGAAAGAG CCCGAAGTCGAACCGGAAGTAAAACAGCGTCCCTGGGAAAAGTCAAACACTTTGCCACACAAACTTGGCTCTTCATCATCGAATACGAATTGCAATGCCTCTTCCAATAATACATCGAACAGTGGTAGCGAGTCACCACGACCGATGCGCAAGCGATTTGGTAGCGCTAGCGAGGAGACGATACTTAAG GTTAATGGCGATGGTCTGTCATTGGCTTTATCAAGCACTGAGTTGGACACTTTAAAGGCTGATATTCTGAAAGAGATTCGCTCTGAGATACAAAAGGTTAAACAAGAAATTATAGAAG TTATAAAATCCGAATTCAATCGAAGATAA